The DNA region TGACGGGCTGGGTAAAAACAATGTTGATGgttcagtttttttttagaaagcaaaaatATTAATAGATGGAATGATCGACTGTACTAACAAGACTCAAACAAAGTGAGTATAATAAACACATACCCTGCACAAAGATATAACTTTAAAAATCCAGGACCTAATAAACACCTACCCTGCACAAATTGTAGGAAAAACCCTAAGTGACATCGACAAGGTCTAAACCTGGATCAAGCACCAAACGACCAAAGAGAAGGAACATCCGTCATGGACCGAGATATGGCAAAGAAAAGCCACATAACCCAACAAAAGCATGACCCATCTCGCTATTAGAGGGGACACAAAACAGCACAGGACATCAAGTGGAAAGAAAAAGCTGCCACAAGATTGGGCGCGCTGCTGACAACCCCAATCAGCACAAGATTGTCCCATAACCTTCACTGACGACCTCGGGCAGCACTTCGTAAGCCCACAACAAAAGCGCCCAAACCAGATCCGTGACAAAACGACGACATCGACACACCGAAAGCACCATTCTTGCGTCCAAAACTCTACCTTGCAACACCTCACGAACATAGTTGGAAGAAGTACTAGATCTGCCACCGACACCAAATTTGCATaaaggtggaggaggagaaacAACAATTAGCACTCCGCAGGCACCAGATCCGAAATAAAAGCCAGAACGCATGAAGCATCATATCTAGAGCAACAAGAATGGACGCGTCAAGAAAGAGATGAGATCGCAGACCAACAAAATCGGGAAGACCGCCGCCACGCTCCAAATACGAGCCTCCTAGATCTACGCCACATGCTCAGAGAACCACATGCCAGCCACCGCCGGACCTGAGGGAGAAACAGAGGCTGCATGCGCGTGAAGCTAGATCTGGACGAATCACAACTCCAACGAAGCCTGTGACGACCAAACTCACACCCTACCTAAACTATAAAATAAGAATACCTTCAGAAAAACAGCACTTTTATTGATGAACCTTGAAAAATACAAGACTTTTGGGTCAGAATTCATCGTTGTCCAATTGATAGTCTGAGAACGTCTCTAGGAAAGTTAGCCGCGCTAAGCGTCATTAAAAGCAATTCCTTTCCTTAGACAAGACATCCCAGAGTCTCGCATGGATTCCTCTGAATCTTTCCCGATTATTTTGACAAACTTAATTACAAAAACCCACTGCTTTCACCCTTATTTTACAGTCTGATAGAGTACGAGTCCAGTCGCACACGTCTTCTTCCATCAGCTGGTCTTTATTCTACTCGAACACTCTCGTATATTCACAACTATTTACAGCTCTTCCTGCCTCGGTCACTTTTTCATTCTAGTTCTTTCTCCTCGGTCTCCGTCCCTAAGTTATTCAATTAGAACAACCAACCAAAACAAGAGGGGTGAGAAGCAATCCAACACACTCGAGCAAGAGGAATAGTGTAAAATAAATAAGCAAGTAAATCAAGTGAAAAGTAATAGCATAATCAATAAATCATTAAAAATCTGATTAGAAATAGTTTCGGTCTCTAGACGAGGATGTGGGCCCAACATTCTCCAGGAAAGTCACCGAGAAGCCGCTCGGTTGGGACGATCATCAGGGGGCCTGCAGTGTGATTAGGCTCCGGATGGGACAAACCTCATCTTCCACCTGTTGGTAGGTCCCACCTAAGCACACCCCAAGGACCGCAACCATAAAGGTATCCCTTAGATCTCACAACGTTACCCAATGGCACAGCCTGGCCTTGACTGTCCAGTTGGGGCCACTGACCTTTCCTGCTCATAGAGTACCTGCAAGCCACTAGAAATCTCGTGGAAATATTCTGAGAATTGATCAAATAATAATTTCTTTAAAAATCGGGATGCCtcgtaaaaaaaaatgtttaagaaAAGATTCGGAGGCTCCTATCGAATTAATTCCCAGAAATAAATCCTGTTTACAATAaatatttcaataaaacaaaaaggGACCCAAGGGAGGTCCAACACCTATTTATTTACACTACACTCCCTCATGAGTTGAGcattctccccccccccctacCTTTCTTCGGAAAAATCCTCCAATTGATAATTATCTGCAATATTAATATCGTAAGGTATTTTAGTCAATTTTTTCCACCTTAAAGTTATAAAATTCCATGTTATTCTTCTTAATTTCAATATtcgtttttattaaataattaggcGGCAAGGCCGACCATcgttatataattttaaataaggcGGCATAGCCGACCATATATTTTTGATAAGGCGGCAGAGCCGACCATTAGTTGATAAGGCAGCAGTGCCGGCCTTTATGTGTGTGGCGGCAGAGCCAGccaattaaataagaaaataattataaaattaactatTTTAGCTTAAACTTAAAAATTTCATAACTTTTGTTCTAGACCTCTAaaattcatttgtttctttctaAATGTTCATTTTAATCCCATGAATCATAATCAACTCTTACTTTGCATTGAATCATTAAGAATAGTGAGTTATAAGGCCGGGAAGTTGCATACCTTCTCGTCTCTTGAAACCCTATCAAACCAAGTTAATTTTCCGAACCGAATATGTATATGGAACCTATGGAAGACAAGGATTTGAACTATGCAAGAAAATCCAAGTTCTGAACAGTTTTTCCGGTGAGCTCGCCGGAGAAGGTGGTGGTTggcggcggagctccggcgggAGGGTGGAGTTAAGGGTGGAAACCGGTTGGAAAAGCTTGCTCTCACTCCCAGGAACTCAATGGTATAGGTGGGTAGCTGAGAAGGTCTCTGGTTTGGCCAAAACGATGAACACCGTGAAGCTTTTCCGGTCAACAATGGCAGAATGAAATCTAGAcctccaaacttcaaaattcttGCACGAATAGCTTCCTGGTGAAATTCTAAGCAAAATAGACTCTTGGTTTGACAAAATTGATGGAGATTTGAGGGAGAACCGAGAGCTCAAAGTTTCGGAATTTCTTGAGCTCGGTTGGGTGTTTTGTGGTGGTTGTTGGGCGGATAAGAGGTTAGGGAAGGCTTTAGGAGGCTGAGGGGAAGGTTTAGCAAGTATTTGGAGGCTTGGGTTGCTCTAATTTGAGCTGGTTTGAACTTGAACTCGGTGGTGGTATTTATAGACAAAACCAGGGACCTGAATTTGAATTAAAACTATTTCTGATGTCACAGTGAGGTCCCTATAGAATAGGTCGGTTATTAACTTTGGTCCTTCAGAGTTAAATCAGTTTGCAGTTTAGTCCTTcctgaaataattttttattctcatCCTTATCCTTTGAATTCTCTAGAACTTGATTTCATCCTTATCCTTATCTtgacttttatttttattataatataataattgcattaataataatactaattaaaatactcCTATTATTTCTAGTTGAGGGAAAAATTTAGGTCGTTACAAAGCCAGCTCCGAACAAGCCATGACCCCAGCAAAAAACCGGCAACGAAGAGACAGAGAACCGGGTGAAGAGCATTGGAAAAGGGAAGGAGAAAAATGAAGTGACCTAAGCACGAATCCGGCAACAAGAAGGAGGCTAGGAAGAGGAAACAAAGGGGAGAAAGTGAAAGGGGATAATCGAAGGGGTTGTCGCTGCGCCAAGAGGGTGGCGCGACAACCGCCCAAGTAGGAAAAATGTTGACAAAGGGTTTAGGGAGAAAGTTTTAGAGAGGAGAGAATATTTCCTAATCTCGCAACTAATTGCGGCGGCATATGGCGAGGGACTGGACGGGTCAATAGATCATGAGCTTTTGCAGGAATCTAGGCATCTTTGGTTCTACCAATGCATTTTTAGCTGAGTTATTGGTGGTATCGTCGGCGGTTGATATGGTTATGAGTACTATGAATATGGCATCGTTATTGAGAGTGACTCTATAGAGGTTATTCAGTTGGTTTTCTACGACGCCAATGATAGCCACTTGTATTCTGATTTGTTGCAGTCAAATATTGTTCGTAACTGCGAGGAGATTATTTAGCCTATGTTGGGTATAGGTTTTCTAATACTCATTTTCTCAATTCTCTCATGGGAGAATGCCCTAAATTGCTTAGTCTTGATTTGGAGGTTACCCCTCCTTCTTTCGGTTATTAGGTAgccttattttaatttattgaaaCTCCAAAGAGGGTATAATGATTTTAAAGGAAGATTAAGAAgtgttaccaaaaaaaaaattaagaagagAGTTACCAAAGGAGTTGAAGAGACACTCTCACAAAAcaagaatttaaattttttttgttgatttggTAGTATTACAGTGATGAAAAAATTTTGATGTGGCATTTTATAGGGAACCAAGACTTCACAAGATGAAATTCTTTGTGGTGAAATCAAAACATTACTTAAGAAGAATAGGATATGAAAGTATGAAACTATTTTTGCTCTTACCAATTGatgcattttttttactttttttttttaatttatcttgTACGATTAATTGCAGAGATTTGTGGAACCCAAATAACAGCGACAGAGTAAGCATAGATGGTTAGGTTAATGATAATTTTCAAACTTAGAGTAAATAATTCAAATATGCAATCCGGTTGAATGCGGGTATATATTATCGTAACAATTAAGGAGGCTAAAATGTCACTAGAAACACCAAACCTCCACTTTTGTCTATTACTATCATTTTTGGATAAACAAGTGGAGGCAGAGGAAATTGTCCAAAAAAAGTGGAGGAAGAGGATGAACACCTAGGCCCTCTCTACATGCACTTCATCTGATAATGTTGTTAGACAAACATTTTAACCGCATGCATCTTTTGATAAGATCAACGAGCACAATCCTCATATATAGCAAATCGCAAAAAGAAACAGACAAAACAAACATGTTAAAACACCATCttttataagattaaaatatattatgcTAGAGGGAAGAAAACAAAAGATCAATTTggatatgttatatatattgacATGTGTGTGAACAGAAGGGGTAAATAGCCaacttggtccctgaatgtgtcaaccgccttcaacttggtccctaaacttttaAAATGCCTCCCGTaatccctgaatgtggcaaaatgcattcaagttagtccctgacgttaaaaaactTAACAGACGTTTACGGAGAGGCTGACTTGTCATGTTAATTTTCCACTTAGAAATTCCACGTAAGAAAAGTGATTCGACCAAAACATTAAATCTTCAATTCAGTCCCtatagttttaaaaaaattctttctctccccatcttcctctacctctccccaccaccatcaccctctctTCCTCCCACCTTCCTCCCCAACCGTCCAcccaccccaccaccaccattctAAAATCCCAACTGAAAAACCATAAGCCAAGAAACCCCAAATTTTCAAAGAtgttaaaggaaaaaaaaaaggagatgtGTATTGTCTTTAAATCAAAGTATCAAACCACCACCGATCTCCACTTCTCAAACCTTCGATGACACATGTTCTATCCCCAACACCACCCACTTACTCTTTATTCTCAAGATTTGATTTTTATGTAACCCTTTATACCTCTTTCCATTTTCTGGATCTGGGTTCCTTTATCTCGCTCCACAATTGAATCTTTCAATCTGACCATTTAGTTTTGTCAGTCAGCAACGAAGCAACGTTCTCAGACGGAAATTCTCTTCAATCTCTGAAAGCAAACCCACCCTGATTCCCTCATCCTCTGTCTCTCTTTCAATCTGGCAATTGATTTGTGTTCTCGGTTAATCTGTGATTTCTTCTCcatttctattttatttcatgTCTTGTAAATGTACCTACTTTTTTTCCCTTCCTCTTTCTGGGTATTTTAGGGTAGGTTTTCATTTGAAATAGCTAATTTTGGCTGCTGAACTTCAATTTTTATTTGTGGTTCACTGGATTTTGTTTGACGGATGAAGCTTCATTGTTATGGAATTTGGAAtatgaatttgaaattttgaatacATTTGGTACTGTTGATGCAGGATGTTAGGAATTTAGAAGAGTTTAAGGTGAATTACAAGGAGGTGAAGGACTTACATTATCACATTTTTAGTTCAATTTGTTGGGACCGGTGCGAGACGAGGAACATAAAGGAGGCAAAGATTTAACGTGGTTCGGCCTGAATGCCTACGTCCACGGAGGAGGAACATTGTATTCTCATTAATACAAACATTACAATCACTCAACTCTCTATCTCTGGCCTCACACACACTCAGAGCTCTCATACAATTGCTCTTCCAACCTCACCACACTCTGGTGCCCAGAGGCACCCTCTGGTGCTCTCTCGCTGGCACACTCTGGTGCACTACACTTGCACTTGCACTTGCACACTTTTCTTCTTCATGATCAGCACCTCCATTTATAAGGCTTCATGAGCAGCAAGGTCCAAAGGGTTGGTGGTAGTTGCTCTTCATTCAAAGGTCACCCACCCACCTTGACTTTAAAGGGTGGTTCTCCTTAAGTGATGCTGAATTCTTGACTTTGGTGGCATGGACGGTGGCCACCATTGTTGACAATCTCAATGGTTGTGTGAACTGATTTGGCCTCCATGATTTACTGCCTTGGTTGGAAGGGATATTTTCCAACACAATTGATTAGAAAATGTGCAGTATTGGTGCCCAAATTTGTGGAAATGATTCTGGAAGAGGGttaaattttagggtttagagtggtggtggtggagtagGTGGACGGTTGGGGAGGAAGGTGGGAGGAAaagagggtgatggtggtgggggagaaagaatttttttttgaactatagggactaaattgaagactttaaaactttctcaacattcaaatgccacataagcttcagccttaacaaaaaaaaaaatccacgtcagcATTCTGTTAACGTCCGTCTACTTTTTTTAACCCGGGGACTAGTGTGAATGACTTTTGCCACATTCAAGGACTACGAGAGGCATTTTAGAAGTtcagggacgaagttgaaggcggtTGACACATTCATGGACCAAGTTGGCTATTTACCCGAACAGAAGGTTGGATAGGTAGAGACGGAAATAACAAGGAAGCTATGTAGAAGGTGGATCATTCCAAATAGCAATAATAGGATAAGCAGTGTTGGTCAAAACCATTGGCTTCTCCTCACCACGAGCGCCCACAGGCCTCTCTTTTCTTTACCTCCTTTATCAAATCAATAAATAGTTAAATACAAGTATACAACTTACACCGTTACACGTTCTAATAGCCACCCAGCTATCTTTGAAGCCCACACTTCACGGGAAAAAATTGATCTCAAATGTTAGGCTAAACTCTAAAGGTTcacttaaatttatttaaaggaGTAAAGTTAACAAAAAGAAATGATCTGATTTGTTTAACTCGTTTACGATTCTTTCTTGCATCAAATATGAAATATCTTGGTTAAATATTATCAATTTACTATAAATAACTAAATAAGTAAGGCTAAGAATGTAGTATCTGACTCAGTTACATGTCATGCAAGTGATGCAAGGAGTGTGAACTAAAAAACACAAGTTTTGTGCTATATTCTCTGCTCCAAAACCAGGGTACGTAACTCCCACAAAACCGGGCCATGCATTTCAGCATCGAGAGGGGAAGGTGGGTGGGTCCCTCACCAACAATGTCTTCAATTCAACAAAACCACAAACTGCCATTTTCCtggaaacaaaaaaaacaactgCGCACTCTGTTCCAAATTAAACCAcgtctctctctctttccccaTTATATAATCTAACACTCCACCTTACTCTTCctacttcatcttcatcttcatttgaATAACTCTCTTTCATGCATGTGTTCTTCTCCATTTAACAAAAGGATTCAAACCATGCGATTGAGTTGCAATGGTTGTCGTGTCCTCCGCAAAGGGTGCAGCCCCGATTGCCCCATTCGGCCCTGCCTCAACTGGATTGATTCCCCTGCTTCCCAGGCCAACGCCACCTTCTTCCTTGCCAAGTTCTATGGCCGTGCCGGCCTCCTCAACCTTCTCACTGCGGCGCCCCAACAACTCCAACCATGTAATTTCTCTTCCATTAAATTCAAGTtggcaaaattgattttagatTACTTTCATTTTGTTTTGTACCATTGATTGAAATTATGAcctcaaaaaaaatttatgacaCAACCGGCTCATTTAACATGCTAGTTAAGCGGTTCAGCCCACAAATCAAGTTTTTTTAGATTTGGAGTTTGAACTTGAACTTAAAAATGCATAAAATGAACGGTGTAATATTTTTTATGATCTTTAATAGATTTGGCAAATGCACAACGTGTTAGTATAAGTCTCTTAGATTGTTAATTTAAGTCTACTCTTAATAAGAATTGTAAAAATGTTTCATGACATGTGACAATGATAAGACTCTTGCTTGTGTGTTAATACCAACTTTTATAGGCattttgttataattattttttataacatttttcAAACTCTTGCTTGTGTGTTAATACCAACTTTTATAGGCattttgttataattattttttataacatttttcAATCCAATTCCATATTTTtccagttttttatttatttattccacCAAACCTGCAAGCCAACCCGCAACACGCTGACAAattggtttcatttttttttggctcATCAAAATATAAGATGGTATGGCTCAACATACCCTCTTAAACGCACAATTTTGTTAATCTATCTATCACTTTACATCATATATGACACTCATTATCGATCtttcttctctatttctctTAGGTATATATGCCCTTTGTTTTATAACAGTGTTTCTGTTTAGACCTTTTTATTGATCtatgaaacatttttttaaaaagaataatAATTATGACCATAGTTTTATCTCTTTGTTTCTTTCAGCTGTTTTCAAATCTTTGCTCTACGAAGCTTGTGGTCGGATCGTGAACCCAATTTTTGGCTCAACCGGATTGCTCTCGACTGGGAGTTGGCACTTGTGCGAAGCTGCCGTCAATGCTGTTCTCATCGGTACACCAATTCAACAGGCTCTTTCCGACTCCTCATGTGACAACTCTACTAACCTGCAGCTCCAAGCATGCGATATACGCCACATAGCAAAGAGTGGGCGATCATGCGACCTTGACCAGCTTCAAGGAGTGAAGACTCGCACCAGTCAGTTCAAGCGCCGAGCCAAGAAACCAAATTCGGGATTGGAGAAGGGTGTGGTTGAGTTGGTGGCGGGTTGTTCTGGAAAAAATTTAGAAGGCTCAGTGAGTCGTGACTCGGAGTCTGGGGTGAGTGAGCATAGAAGCATTGGTGGGGAAGCTGATAGCAGATCATTTGAGTGTGTGGAGCCAGCTCGAGTTGATGATCAACAACTAGAGCTGGAGTTGACTTTAGGGTGGGGTTCAACGAAAATAAGTAGAGATGCTAGTTTAGTTTAGGTGGtgaaatgtgattttttttttgtttcacgCCTGTTACTtattatagagttttgaaattTTCATCAGGTGTAAATTATAAATATGATTTATAACACAATTTATATCATATTTGATCAAGAGCTTTGATTGTTAATGAGTAATGAAATGACCGAGACATCATCAAGTTGAAGATCATGGCTATCTTGCAATATTGATTTACAAGCTTGTGACATTCAAGCTTTTCCACTTTGTTAGAAGTATGCGTAGATAATTCTTATAAATAGTAGagtgttggtgattttagaatcatcaatgtattttagtagtaatgtgatctactataggctgatgcaattacgcgttaggctcggaatcgagtcaggttagtgcggagtgcacgctcggtgagccaacgcataattgactgcgaatacgaaccggggtccaaggggcggagcccctggctggggtCCGGCTGAAATTGTTTGAAAAATTATGACTTATTTTCGAACAGTTGTGATCATTCGTGCAGCCTCTTATATAAGGTtacttgcagcctaaggaatTTATACAGAAAACCAGAAACAGAATATCTCTACTTTTCGttatctgttctcttgtgccaagaaacagattgattgtcaagtattatcccaacaaagatttcgtgaacccaggcaattatagggtcgaaataatttgttcggaaagtggacgctcacgattcttgactttatccaggattatcacaaccagatttctaacaaacgaacaaattatttttctgaTAATCATGGCTGGAGAAGGCGCTGTCAAGGAGATGACTACCAAGTTCGGgaaattggacaagtttcaaggacaagacttCAGGCGTTGGCAGAGGAAGATGCACTTCTTGTTGACAACATTGAAGGTGGTATACGTCCTGTCTACACCGATTCCTGAACTTCTGGAGGAAGAAACTGTTGAAAATATAAGAAGCAGATCAAAGTGGGAGAATGACGACTACATATGCAGAGGACACATTCTTAACGGTATGTCTGATCCTTTATTTGATATTTATCAAAATGTGGAATCTGCAAAGGAATTGTGGGATTGTCTTGAAGCCAAGTACATGGCAGAAGACTCATCCAGTAAGAAGTTCTTGGTGACTGATTTCAACAATTACAAAATGGTTGAATCAAGGTCTGTCAtggaacaatacaatgaacttctACGAATTCTTGGACAATTCACACTGCACGGATTGAAGATGGATGAAACAATATCTGTCTCAAGTATCATAGACAAGTTGCCCCCTTCATGGAAGGATTTCAAACACAATTTGAAGCATGGAAAAGACGACCTGTCTTTGGTCCAACTTGGAAGTCACTTGCGCATAGAAGAATCTCTAAGAGCGCAGGAGAgtgacaagggaaaaggaaaagaagttgATGGTCCCTCGGTTAATATGATCGAGGAGGGTAGTaagaacaataacaacaaaaacaaaggaaagaagCGTGCTTTCAAGAACAACAAAGGAAGTTTCGGTTCTAACAAGAAACCGAAACTAAAATGCTAGAAGTGTGGTAAGACATGCCACTTCAAGAGGGATTGCCGTTCTGGAAAGAAGCATGATAACGCGAATGCAAGTGGTTCGGGAAAggggtctaaggaccaatcccaAGAACAAGGTCAGAAATCAATTCATAACTTGAATATTTTGATTAAACATTTAGTTTCATTAATTTCTGAAGCATTTTATGTGCAGGATGATGCTATTGCGTGGTGGATTGATTCTGGCGCCACAACACATGTATGCAAGGATCGTTTCTGGTTCAAGACTTTTGTTCCAGTGGAAGATGGATCTGTCCTCTACATGGGAGATCATCACTTTGATCCTGTTGAAGGCAAAGGAAGCGTGGTGTTAGAATTCAGTTCTGGAAAAACTATtactttgtttaatgttttgTATGTTCCTAAATTACGTAAGAACTTAGTTTCTGGTCCTGTATTGAATAAGCTTGGATACAAGCAAGTGTATGAATCCGATAAATATGTTTTATCGAAGTCTGGTGTGTttgtaggatttggatattataaTAATGGAATGTTTATGATGAATTTGAACGGTGTTCCTAAAGATTCTGGTTCTATATTTATGTCTTCTTTGAATGTTACCAATTCATCTTTATGGCATGCTCGTCTAGGACATGTACATTataaaagaatgcttgaaatgtctaaagatgatttaatccctgtttttgatggaaatgtagaaaagtgtaaaactTGCATGTTAACAAAGATTACTAGGCAACCTTTTAAAAGCATAACAAGAAAATCTGTCATACTTGAATTGATACATAGtgatttatgtgatttgcatgctactccatcattaggacataaaaagtatcttgtcactttcatagatgatgcatctagatTCTGTTATGTTTATTTGTTGCATTCTAAAGATGAAGCCTTAGATAAATTTAGAGTTTATAAAACTGAAGTTGAATTGCAACAGAATGGGATGATTAAAACATTACGTACGGAGGTGGTGAATATTATGATCCTGAATTCTTCCAATCCGTAGGAATCATTCATGAGACTACGGCACCTTatacacctcaacaaaatggtgtggctgaaaggAAGAATAGAGTTCTTAAAGAAATGGTGAACGCCATGTTATCCTATTCTGGTTTGAGTGAAGGGTTTTGGGGAGAAGCCATGTTAACGGCTTGCTATTTGTTAAATAGGGTTCCTAATAAAAGGAACAAGACTACCCCATATGAACTTTGGTATAAGAAATGACCCAATTTGACATTTCTACGTGTTTGGGGTTGCAGGGCCGTGGTTAGACTCCCGGACCCTAAAAGGAAAACATTGGGTGAAAAGGGTGTAGCTTGCATCTTTGTTGGATATGCTGAGCATTCCAAGGCTTACAGGTTTTATGTTATAGAACCTAATGACTCGATTTCTATTAACACAATTATAGAATCGAGAGATGCCatatttgatgagaattgtttctcttctaTACCTAGACCAAAGGACCTTATATCTAAGTCGGATGAACCTATAAAGGATGATCATTCAACTGATGTACCAAGTGAGACACTCGAACCTCGGAAAAGCAAAAGAGTTAGAAAACCTAAATCTTATGGTTctgattttcaattatatttagttgagggatcaaaggatcagattgataatcaatactattattgctatagtatagaggaggatccaagaacgtatgatgaagctgtgaaatctcgagattctgctttttggaaagaagcaattgatgaagagatgagttctatcatggaaaataatacttgggCATTATCTCATTTACCACCAGGTTGTAAACCATTGGGTTGCAAATGGATCttcaaaaagaagatgaaagtcgaTGGTACAATTGACAAGTTTAAGGCTAGATTGGTAATCCAAGGCTTTAGACAGAAGGAAGGGATTGATTACTTTGATACCTATGCTCCAGTTGCTCGTATCACTACTATTAGATTGTTGATTGCTTTAGCGGCTATTCACAATCTAGTgatccatcaaatggatgtcaaaacagcattcctgaatggtgatttggaagaagaagtgtaTATGAAGCAACCTGAAGGATTTGTAATGCCTGGTAATGAGCATAAGGTGTGGAAGCTAGTTAAGTCGTTGTATGGGCTGAAACAAGCTCCGAAGCAATGGCATCaaaaatttgatgaggttgttttgTCTAGTGGTTTTATTCTAAACCAAGCTGACAAATGTGTATATAGCAAATTTGATACATCCGGTAAAGGAGTTATTATTTGtctatatgtggatgacatgttgatctttggcacgaaccaaaatcaagttgataaaacaaagaattttttgtcatcaaagttctccatgaaggatatgggagaagcggacgttattcttggtattaagattaaacgggagaataaggggattgtaattacgcaatctcattacattgagaaaatactcaagaagtttaatcatgaaagttgttctccggttagtactcccatggatccgagtgaaaaacttatgccaAATACAGGTAAATCTGTAGATCAGCTTGAATATTCAAGAGCTATAGGCTCTTTGATGTATTCTATGATTAGTACTAGACCGGATATTGCTTTTGCGGTTGGAAAGTTGAGAAGATTTACTAGTAATCCTAGTAGACATCATTGGCATGCGATAACTAGGGTATTCAAGTACTTGAAGGGTACTATGAATTATGGATTGTCATATGTGGGATTTCCTTCGGTATTAGAGGGTTATTCGGATGCTAGTTGGATAAATAATGTTGAAGACTCATCCTCTACAAGTGGTTGGGTG from Lotus japonicus ecotype B-129 chromosome 2, LjGifu_v1.2 includes:
- the LOC130735564 gene encoding LOB domain-containing protein 40-like, encoding MCSSPFNKRIQTMRLSCNGCRVLRKGCSPDCPIRPCLNWIDSPASQANATFFLAKFYGRAGLLNLLTAAPQQLQPSVFKSLLYEACGRIVNPIFGSTGLLSTGSWHLCEAAVNAVLIGTPIQQALSDSSCDNSTNLQLQACDIRHIAKSGRSCDLDQLQGVKTRTSQFKRRAKKPNSGLEKGVVELVAGCSGKNLEGSVSRDSESGVSEHRSIGGEADSRSFECVEPARVDDQQLELELTLGWGSTKISRDASLV
- the LOC130736861 gene encoding uncharacterized protein LOC130736861, whose protein sequence is MAGEGAVKEMTTKFGKLDKFQGQDFRRWQRKMHFLLTTLKVVYVLSTPIPELLEEETVENIRSRSKWENDDYICRGHILNGMSDPLFDIYQNVESAKELWDCLEAKYMAEDSSSKKFLVTDFNNYKMVESRSVMEQYNELLRILGQFTLHGLKMDETISVSSIIDKLPPSWKDFKHNLKHGKDDLSLVQLGSHLRIEESLRAQESDKGKGKEVDGPSVNMIEEGSKNNNNKNKGKKRAFKNNKGSFGSNKKPKLKC